A genomic region of Manihot esculenta cultivar AM560-2 chromosome 15, M.esculenta_v8, whole genome shotgun sequence contains the following coding sequences:
- the LOC110601825 gene encoding VPS35 endosomal protein-sorting factor-like isoform X1: MEFRPRHYSAEQEAHSLPRSRADHNPLSTPSPPSTPQSQVIVANHENNDFLDPLRGWCANVAVSNEDSPDIDYASAATSSASLSSGTVSEIPSKEWTSFKRFLMQKFPVSKMISVSSMSDVIIKSGKALDKSKKGTYSEEMNDSQKDPEDDAKVITRQEYVSQMHELKHEIMRAWHAEDRVTALKLSIKVAKLLMDTSVLQFYPTLFVLATDVMDMLGDMVWKRIRQKAECAEDGTFIGKLPENFKASDICSDAKETCNNWFCKVGSIRELVPRIYLELAILPCWRFLLDQPADNIQRLVMMTRGLADPLASTYCRLYLVHCARKLPASDKGYLVTCVNDIKILLIHLLSAKETPNIHFSGKIGLLVSLIEPTIEYIMKFIFEDASQRQAYSVFMELGLGRDRSNLSESIPCVSVVLHHLLKELPAEVISCNSVDILHLIKCSNDDSFDQCLNYRLLGFRLGESRSQLDIVISVVDEVIQVVTQYVKLDEYLKVVDAYMDIVLQNQMDNYLNTLLEGLYTRACNKEIVNDEQRILQSILLKLLYHFKDLDIIFALKHFLEILDVMYGSSRSVINMQILNMATRNDHIRDPTTIQFLFEISQSLHDDMDLANMKDDGNQQSAHLISRFIQKVDFGAEMERHLTFLVECRGAFGSINELTETLVHLSNYLATKALKDRKTLLTFVKSCIAFSEVTIPSISSQVRQLNLYLETAEVALLGGLVSHSDGLIVSAVSCLENVECTDGSRAPTDVDGILSSIRKLCSLLVMVPGNSDQVVTKIPRSILSLIHSRSCVIFFQILPRMTPRITARTFCAIILLLATLSQNKLPYHLCPTEVQNLGNDVLFFGDSSYLRELVSLSEHVLQNLLNAIEQEPSKAVRGSMALEACNCIALSFKASDDVLKVCWKLIEAAQLCLSANDKYLQSTIEYLDEQLSTSRATPAVVI, from the exons ATGGAGTTCAGGCCTCGACATTACAGTGCTGAACAGGAAGCCCATTCTTTACCTCGCTCACGCGCCGATCATAATCCTCTCTCCACTCCGTCTCCACCTTCAACTCCACAAAGCCAG GTGATTGTTGCAAATCATGAAAATAATGATTTCTTGGATCCGCTGAGAGGATGGTGTGCTAATGTAGCGGTTTCTAATGAGGATTCGCCTGATATAGATTATGCTTCTGCTGCCACTTCCAGTGCCAGTCTCTCTAGTGGAACTGTTTCTGAAATTCCATCAAAGGAGTGGACCTCTTTTAAGAGATTCTTAATGCAAAAATTTCCTGTGTCCAAAATGATTTCAGTTTCTTCT aTGTCCGATGTGATAATAAAAAGTGGAAAGG CACTAGATAAATCTAAAAAGGGAACATATTCAGAGGAAATGAATGATTCACAAAAAGATCCTGAAGATGATGCCAAGGTCATCACTCGGCAGGAGTATGTCTCACAAATGCATGAGCTCAAACATGAAATCATGCGTGCTTGGCATGCTGAAGACCGTGTAACAGCTTTGAAATTATCTATAAAG GTTGCTAAGCTTCTGATGGATACATCAGTTCTGCAGTTTTATCCTACATTATTTGTTCTTGCAACAGATGTAATGGACATGCTtggtgatatggtatggaaacgCATCAGGCAGAAAGCTGAATGTGCTGAAGATGGAACCTTTATTGGCAAATTACCAG AGAATTTTAAAGCAAGTGATATTTGCTCTGATGCTAAGGAAACTTGCAATAATTGGTTTTGCAAAGTTGGTTCTATCCGCGAACTTGTTCCACGCAT ATATTTGGAGTTGGCAATATTGCCTTGTTGGCGTTTTCTGCTTGATCAACCTGCAGATAATATCCAGAGACTGGTTATGATGACAAGAGGGTTAGCAGATCCATTGGCATCTACCTACTGCCGTCTGTATTTAGTCCACTGTGCACGGAAGTTGCCTGCATCTGATAAGG GATACCTGGTTACATGTGttaatgacatcaaaatcttaTTGATCCATCTCTTATCGGCAAAGGAAACCCCAAATATACATTTTTCAGGCAAAATAGGGTTGCTTGTCAGTCTGATTGAACCAACCATTGAATATATCATGAAATTCATATTTGAGGATGCATCTCAG AGGCAAGCATACTCTGTATTTATGGAGCTTGGACTTGGAAGGGATCGATCAAATTTATCTGAGAGTATCCCATGTGTCTCAGTTGTTCTTCACCATCTGCTGAAGGAACTTCCGGCCGAAGTAATCAGCTGCAATTCTGTGGATATCCTCCACCTGATTAAGTGCAGTAATGACGATTCTTTTGATCAG TGCTTGAATTATAGGTTGCTTGGATTTAGACTAGGTGAAAGCAGATCTCAATTGGACATCGTCATCTCAGTAGTGGATGAAGTTATTCAG GTTGTTACTCAATACGTTAAACTGGATGAATACTTGAAGGTTGTGGATGCGTACATGGACATTGTTCTTCAAAATCAAATG GATAACTATTTGAACACTCTTTTAGAGGGACTTTATACCAGAGCATGCAATAAAGAGATTGTCAATGATGAACAAAGAATCTTGCAGTCCATTTTGTTGAAGCTTCTTTATCATTTTAAGGACTTGGACATCATATTTGCTCTG AAACATTTTCTTGAGATCTTGGATGTAATGTATGGGAGTTCTCGAAGTGTCATTAATATGCAGATTCTCAATATGGCAACAAG GAATGACCATATACGTGATCCAACAACCATACAGTTCCTTTTTGAAATTTCTCAGTCTCTTCATGATGATATGGATTTGGCAAATATGAAAGATGATGGCAATCAACAGTCAGCACATCTGATTTCTCGTTTTATTCAGAAG GTTGACTTTGGGGCAGAGATGGAACGGCATTTAACATTTTTAGTTGAATGCCGTGGAGCCTTTGGTAGCATAAATGAACTTACG GAAACTCTTGTTCACTTGAGCAATTATTTGGCAACTAAAGCTCTGAAAGATAGAAAAACACTTCTCACTTTTGTCAAATCTTGCATAGCATTTAGTGAGGTCACTATACCTTCTATTTCATCTCAAGTGAGGCAGTTAAATCTTTATCTGGAGACTGCTGAG GTTGCCTTGTTAGGTGGGTTAGTTTCTCACTCGGATGGGCTGATTGTTTCTGCAGTAAGCTGTTTAGAAAATGTGGAATGCACAGATG GGTCCCGGGCTCCAACTGATGTGGATGGCATACTCTCCTCAATTCGAAAATTATGTAGCCTTTTGGTTATGGTTCCAG GTAATTCTGACCAAGTTGTTACGAAAATCCCCAGAAGCATTCTCTCTCTCATTCATTCCAGATCATG TgtcattttttttcaaatattgcCAAGGATGACACCAAGAATCACAGCAAGGACATTTTGTGCAATCATCCTTTTGTTGGCAACACTTTCTCAGAATAAGCTCCCATATCATCTGTGTCCTACAGAGGTACAG AATCTGGGCAATGACGTGTTATTTTTTGGTGATTCTTCCTATTTACGTGAACTTGTTTCCTTATCTGAGCATGTCCTTCAGAATCTTCTTAATGCAATAGAACAAGAGCCATCCAAG GCTGTTCGTGGAAGCATGGCACTTGAAGCATGCAACTGCATAGCATTATCTTTCAAA GCAAGTGATGATGTGTTGAAAGTTTGCTGGAAACTGATTGAAGCAGCCCAGCTTTGTTTGAGCGCAAATGACAAATATCTGCAGTCTACCATCGAATATTTGGATGAGCAGCTGTCTACTTCTCGAGCAACGCCAGCTGTGGTTATCTGA
- the LOC110601825 gene encoding VPS35 endosomal protein-sorting factor-like isoform X3, which yields MEFRPRHYSAEQEAHSLPRSRADHNPLSTPSPPSTPQSQVIVANHENNDFLDPLRGWCANVAVSNEDSPDIDYASAATSSASLSSGTVSEIPSKEWTSFKRFLMQKFPVSKMISVSSMSDVIIKSGKALDKSKKGTYSEEMNDSQKDPEDDAKVITRQEYVSQMHELKHEIMRAWHAEDRVTALKLSIKVAKLLMDTSVLQFYPTLFVLATDVMDMLGDMVWKRIRQKAECAEDGTFIGKLPENFKASDICSDAKETCNNWFCKVGSIRELVPRIYLELAILPCWRFLLDQPADNIQRLVMMTRGLADPLASTYCRLYLVHCARKLPASDKGYLVTCVNDIKILLIHLLSAKETPNIHFSGKIGLLVSLIEPTIEYIMKFIFEDASQRQAYSVFMELGLGRDRSNLSESIPCVSVVLHHLLKELPAEVISCNSVDILHLIKCSNDDSFDQCLNYRLLGFRLGESRSQLDIVISVVDEVIQVVTQYVKLDEYLKVVDAYMDIVLQNQMDNYLNTLLEGLYTRACNKEIVNDEQRILQSILLKLLYHFKDLDIIFALKHFLEILDVMYGSSRSVINMQILNMATRNDHIRDPTTIQFLFEISQSLHDDMDLANMKDDGNQQSAHLISRFIQKVDFGAEMERHLTFLVECRGAFGSINELTETLVHLSNYLATKALKDRKTLLTFVKSCIAFSEVTIPSISSQVRQLNLYLETAEVALLGGLVSHSDGLIVSAVSCLENVECTDGSRAPTDVDGILSSIRKLCSLLVMVPGNSDQVVTKIPRSILSLIHSRSWMTPRITARTFCAIILLLATLSQNKLPYHLCPTEVQNLGNDVLFFGDSSYLRELVSLSEHVLQNLLNAIEQEPSKAVRGSMALEACNCIALSFKASDDVLKVCWKLIEAAQLCLSANDKYLQSTIEYLDEQLSTSRATPAVVI from the exons ATGGAGTTCAGGCCTCGACATTACAGTGCTGAACAGGAAGCCCATTCTTTACCTCGCTCACGCGCCGATCATAATCCTCTCTCCACTCCGTCTCCACCTTCAACTCCACAAAGCCAG GTGATTGTTGCAAATCATGAAAATAATGATTTCTTGGATCCGCTGAGAGGATGGTGTGCTAATGTAGCGGTTTCTAATGAGGATTCGCCTGATATAGATTATGCTTCTGCTGCCACTTCCAGTGCCAGTCTCTCTAGTGGAACTGTTTCTGAAATTCCATCAAAGGAGTGGACCTCTTTTAAGAGATTCTTAATGCAAAAATTTCCTGTGTCCAAAATGATTTCAGTTTCTTCT aTGTCCGATGTGATAATAAAAAGTGGAAAGG CACTAGATAAATCTAAAAAGGGAACATATTCAGAGGAAATGAATGATTCACAAAAAGATCCTGAAGATGATGCCAAGGTCATCACTCGGCAGGAGTATGTCTCACAAATGCATGAGCTCAAACATGAAATCATGCGTGCTTGGCATGCTGAAGACCGTGTAACAGCTTTGAAATTATCTATAAAG GTTGCTAAGCTTCTGATGGATACATCAGTTCTGCAGTTTTATCCTACATTATTTGTTCTTGCAACAGATGTAATGGACATGCTtggtgatatggtatggaaacgCATCAGGCAGAAAGCTGAATGTGCTGAAGATGGAACCTTTATTGGCAAATTACCAG AGAATTTTAAAGCAAGTGATATTTGCTCTGATGCTAAGGAAACTTGCAATAATTGGTTTTGCAAAGTTGGTTCTATCCGCGAACTTGTTCCACGCAT ATATTTGGAGTTGGCAATATTGCCTTGTTGGCGTTTTCTGCTTGATCAACCTGCAGATAATATCCAGAGACTGGTTATGATGACAAGAGGGTTAGCAGATCCATTGGCATCTACCTACTGCCGTCTGTATTTAGTCCACTGTGCACGGAAGTTGCCTGCATCTGATAAGG GATACCTGGTTACATGTGttaatgacatcaaaatcttaTTGATCCATCTCTTATCGGCAAAGGAAACCCCAAATATACATTTTTCAGGCAAAATAGGGTTGCTTGTCAGTCTGATTGAACCAACCATTGAATATATCATGAAATTCATATTTGAGGATGCATCTCAG AGGCAAGCATACTCTGTATTTATGGAGCTTGGACTTGGAAGGGATCGATCAAATTTATCTGAGAGTATCCCATGTGTCTCAGTTGTTCTTCACCATCTGCTGAAGGAACTTCCGGCCGAAGTAATCAGCTGCAATTCTGTGGATATCCTCCACCTGATTAAGTGCAGTAATGACGATTCTTTTGATCAG TGCTTGAATTATAGGTTGCTTGGATTTAGACTAGGTGAAAGCAGATCTCAATTGGACATCGTCATCTCAGTAGTGGATGAAGTTATTCAG GTTGTTACTCAATACGTTAAACTGGATGAATACTTGAAGGTTGTGGATGCGTACATGGACATTGTTCTTCAAAATCAAATG GATAACTATTTGAACACTCTTTTAGAGGGACTTTATACCAGAGCATGCAATAAAGAGATTGTCAATGATGAACAAAGAATCTTGCAGTCCATTTTGTTGAAGCTTCTTTATCATTTTAAGGACTTGGACATCATATTTGCTCTG AAACATTTTCTTGAGATCTTGGATGTAATGTATGGGAGTTCTCGAAGTGTCATTAATATGCAGATTCTCAATATGGCAACAAG GAATGACCATATACGTGATCCAACAACCATACAGTTCCTTTTTGAAATTTCTCAGTCTCTTCATGATGATATGGATTTGGCAAATATGAAAGATGATGGCAATCAACAGTCAGCACATCTGATTTCTCGTTTTATTCAGAAG GTTGACTTTGGGGCAGAGATGGAACGGCATTTAACATTTTTAGTTGAATGCCGTGGAGCCTTTGGTAGCATAAATGAACTTACG GAAACTCTTGTTCACTTGAGCAATTATTTGGCAACTAAAGCTCTGAAAGATAGAAAAACACTTCTCACTTTTGTCAAATCTTGCATAGCATTTAGTGAGGTCACTATACCTTCTATTTCATCTCAAGTGAGGCAGTTAAATCTTTATCTGGAGACTGCTGAG GTTGCCTTGTTAGGTGGGTTAGTTTCTCACTCGGATGGGCTGATTGTTTCTGCAGTAAGCTGTTTAGAAAATGTGGAATGCACAGATG GGTCCCGGGCTCCAACTGATGTGGATGGCATACTCTCCTCAATTCGAAAATTATGTAGCCTTTTGGTTATGGTTCCAG GTAATTCTGACCAAGTTGTTACGAAAATCCCCAGAAGCATTCTCTCTCTCATTCATTCCAGATCATG GATGACACCAAGAATCACAGCAAGGACATTTTGTGCAATCATCCTTTTGTTGGCAACACTTTCTCAGAATAAGCTCCCATATCATCTGTGTCCTACAGAGGTACAG AATCTGGGCAATGACGTGTTATTTTTTGGTGATTCTTCCTATTTACGTGAACTTGTTTCCTTATCTGAGCATGTCCTTCAGAATCTTCTTAATGCAATAGAACAAGAGCCATCCAAG GCTGTTCGTGGAAGCATGGCACTTGAAGCATGCAACTGCATAGCATTATCTTTCAAA GCAAGTGATGATGTGTTGAAAGTTTGCTGGAAACTGATTGAAGCAGCCCAGCTTTGTTTGAGCGCAAATGACAAATATCTGCAGTCTACCATCGAATATTTGGATGAGCAGCTGTCTACTTCTCGAGCAACGCCAGCTGTGGTTATCTGA
- the LOC110601825 gene encoding VPS35 endosomal protein-sorting factor-like isoform X2, translated as MEFRPRHYSAEQEAHSLPRSRADHNPLSTPSPPSTPQSQVIVANHENNDFLDPLRGWCANVAVSNEDSPDIDYASAATSSASLSSGTVSEIPSKEWTSFKRFLMQKFPVSKMISVSSMSDVIIKSGKALDKSKKGTYSEEMNDSQKDPEDDAKVITRQEYVSQMHELKHEIMRAWHAEDRVTALKLSIKVAKLLMDTSVLQFYPTLFVLATDVMDMLGDMVWKRIRQKAECAEDGTFIGKLPENFKASDICSDAKETCNNWFCKVGSIRELVPRIYLELAILPCWRFLLDQPADNIQRLVMMTRGLADPLASTYCRLYLVHCARKLPASDKGYLVTCVNDIKILLIHLLSAKETPNIHFSGKIGLLVSLIEPTIEYIMKFIFEDASQRQAYSVFMELGLGRDRSNLSESIPCVSVVLHHLLKELPAEVISCNSVDILHLIKCSNDDSFDQCLNYRLLGFRLGESRSQLDIVISVVDEVIQVVTQYVKLDEYLKVVDAYMDIVLQNQMDNYLNTLLEGLYTRACNKEIVNDEQRILQSILLKLLYHFKDLDIIFALKHFLEILDVMYGSSRSVINMQILNMATRNDHIRDPTTIQFLFEISQSLHDDMDLANMKDDGNQQSAHLISRFIQKVDFGAEMERHLTFLVECRGAFGSINELTETLVHLSNYLATKALKDRKTLLTFVKSCIAFSEVTIPSISSQVRQLNLYLETAEVALLGGLVSHSDGLIVSAVSCLENVECTDGSRAPTDVDGILSSIRKLCSLLVMVPGNSDQVVTKIPRSILSLIHSRSCVIFFQILPRMTPRITARTFCAIILLLATLSQNKLPYHLCPTENLGNDVLFFGDSSYLRELVSLSEHVLQNLLNAIEQEPSKAVRGSMALEACNCIALSFKASDDVLKVCWKLIEAAQLCLSANDKYLQSTIEYLDEQLSTSRATPAVVI; from the exons ATGGAGTTCAGGCCTCGACATTACAGTGCTGAACAGGAAGCCCATTCTTTACCTCGCTCACGCGCCGATCATAATCCTCTCTCCACTCCGTCTCCACCTTCAACTCCACAAAGCCAG GTGATTGTTGCAAATCATGAAAATAATGATTTCTTGGATCCGCTGAGAGGATGGTGTGCTAATGTAGCGGTTTCTAATGAGGATTCGCCTGATATAGATTATGCTTCTGCTGCCACTTCCAGTGCCAGTCTCTCTAGTGGAACTGTTTCTGAAATTCCATCAAAGGAGTGGACCTCTTTTAAGAGATTCTTAATGCAAAAATTTCCTGTGTCCAAAATGATTTCAGTTTCTTCT aTGTCCGATGTGATAATAAAAAGTGGAAAGG CACTAGATAAATCTAAAAAGGGAACATATTCAGAGGAAATGAATGATTCACAAAAAGATCCTGAAGATGATGCCAAGGTCATCACTCGGCAGGAGTATGTCTCACAAATGCATGAGCTCAAACATGAAATCATGCGTGCTTGGCATGCTGAAGACCGTGTAACAGCTTTGAAATTATCTATAAAG GTTGCTAAGCTTCTGATGGATACATCAGTTCTGCAGTTTTATCCTACATTATTTGTTCTTGCAACAGATGTAATGGACATGCTtggtgatatggtatggaaacgCATCAGGCAGAAAGCTGAATGTGCTGAAGATGGAACCTTTATTGGCAAATTACCAG AGAATTTTAAAGCAAGTGATATTTGCTCTGATGCTAAGGAAACTTGCAATAATTGGTTTTGCAAAGTTGGTTCTATCCGCGAACTTGTTCCACGCAT ATATTTGGAGTTGGCAATATTGCCTTGTTGGCGTTTTCTGCTTGATCAACCTGCAGATAATATCCAGAGACTGGTTATGATGACAAGAGGGTTAGCAGATCCATTGGCATCTACCTACTGCCGTCTGTATTTAGTCCACTGTGCACGGAAGTTGCCTGCATCTGATAAGG GATACCTGGTTACATGTGttaatgacatcaaaatcttaTTGATCCATCTCTTATCGGCAAAGGAAACCCCAAATATACATTTTTCAGGCAAAATAGGGTTGCTTGTCAGTCTGATTGAACCAACCATTGAATATATCATGAAATTCATATTTGAGGATGCATCTCAG AGGCAAGCATACTCTGTATTTATGGAGCTTGGACTTGGAAGGGATCGATCAAATTTATCTGAGAGTATCCCATGTGTCTCAGTTGTTCTTCACCATCTGCTGAAGGAACTTCCGGCCGAAGTAATCAGCTGCAATTCTGTGGATATCCTCCACCTGATTAAGTGCAGTAATGACGATTCTTTTGATCAG TGCTTGAATTATAGGTTGCTTGGATTTAGACTAGGTGAAAGCAGATCTCAATTGGACATCGTCATCTCAGTAGTGGATGAAGTTATTCAG GTTGTTACTCAATACGTTAAACTGGATGAATACTTGAAGGTTGTGGATGCGTACATGGACATTGTTCTTCAAAATCAAATG GATAACTATTTGAACACTCTTTTAGAGGGACTTTATACCAGAGCATGCAATAAAGAGATTGTCAATGATGAACAAAGAATCTTGCAGTCCATTTTGTTGAAGCTTCTTTATCATTTTAAGGACTTGGACATCATATTTGCTCTG AAACATTTTCTTGAGATCTTGGATGTAATGTATGGGAGTTCTCGAAGTGTCATTAATATGCAGATTCTCAATATGGCAACAAG GAATGACCATATACGTGATCCAACAACCATACAGTTCCTTTTTGAAATTTCTCAGTCTCTTCATGATGATATGGATTTGGCAAATATGAAAGATGATGGCAATCAACAGTCAGCACATCTGATTTCTCGTTTTATTCAGAAG GTTGACTTTGGGGCAGAGATGGAACGGCATTTAACATTTTTAGTTGAATGCCGTGGAGCCTTTGGTAGCATAAATGAACTTACG GAAACTCTTGTTCACTTGAGCAATTATTTGGCAACTAAAGCTCTGAAAGATAGAAAAACACTTCTCACTTTTGTCAAATCTTGCATAGCATTTAGTGAGGTCACTATACCTTCTATTTCATCTCAAGTGAGGCAGTTAAATCTTTATCTGGAGACTGCTGAG GTTGCCTTGTTAGGTGGGTTAGTTTCTCACTCGGATGGGCTGATTGTTTCTGCAGTAAGCTGTTTAGAAAATGTGGAATGCACAGATG GGTCCCGGGCTCCAACTGATGTGGATGGCATACTCTCCTCAATTCGAAAATTATGTAGCCTTTTGGTTATGGTTCCAG GTAATTCTGACCAAGTTGTTACGAAAATCCCCAGAAGCATTCTCTCTCTCATTCATTCCAGATCATG TgtcattttttttcaaatattgcCAAGGATGACACCAAGAATCACAGCAAGGACATTTTGTGCAATCATCCTTTTGTTGGCAACACTTTCTCAGAATAAGCTCCCATATCATCTGTGTCCTACAGAG AATCTGGGCAATGACGTGTTATTTTTTGGTGATTCTTCCTATTTACGTGAACTTGTTTCCTTATCTGAGCATGTCCTTCAGAATCTTCTTAATGCAATAGAACAAGAGCCATCCAAG GCTGTTCGTGGAAGCATGGCACTTGAAGCATGCAACTGCATAGCATTATCTTTCAAA GCAAGTGATGATGTGTTGAAAGTTTGCTGGAAACTGATTGAAGCAGCCCAGCTTTGTTTGAGCGCAAATGACAAATATCTGCAGTCTACCATCGAATATTTGGATGAGCAGCTGTCTACTTCTCGAGCAACGCCAGCTGTGGTTATCTGA